A region of Ornithodoros turicata isolate Travis chromosome 5, ASM3712646v1, whole genome shotgun sequence DNA encodes the following proteins:
- the LOC135393962 gene encoding mediator of RNA polymerase II transcription subunit 25-like isoform X8, with product MVVAEQGNWVADVVFVVEGTANLSPYVESLKSNYIVPTLEYFNGGPVDDRDCGYDSNSTTYALVVFMAADCGMEPAATCNAPTTNVAKLLSWFDRVSFIGGAAESCSHIVEGLSTALQVFDDFQTLREPGVVAQKHCILICNSPPYRLPALESPVYSGHTVDQLAGIMAERQVNFSIFSPRKIPALYKLYEKAGGDLQMALCKNYAKDRRHLVLLKGYQLQERPISPPVVVPETKVVPSPPPVATTLNPRSPATTGVPQKRPAAGSPPNARETKMFKQPTSQASPMSVMGGSPQQPQGAVPFQSQGSRPGMPTPPTSHLASINQPNPPNVTLRAIPDTMNRTTQNQSPVPVGASPAAAAGGVRMPWNQTGPAVSTPPPATSMPLLASQLSNAPMASGPPMRPSLPTTVTYVSGSQMQAGFIPITTAGLRAPMRMGGQGGPQMGSGMAPQQSTLAAQLNQMPPNFAQVPNTQGANPQGMTPQGMNTQGMNPQGMNPQGINPQGMTPQGMNPQGMQGKPMQQQGPPQGPGPMQQQGVVQQQQQPQQQVISDVHMVPLIQSPKTTSKAPMPATGTRLQVKERRTIWQGQVEFQDKTPGTSRNVYTLHCSISSQVINGEPEVSADKWPPKLNLQLMPKSMLMNVVLAVKSAARCVVLGFRGGPDANNAADGLQKLSCFMTNAWLGMVHFASPPADIKLMLVLYMPEKNFYMGLIANDQESLFSAVKQVVDTHRKQQQTKNKMIVWECPTNRYCRTPMPGSIYQPYHYVELQNMSGGTMATSAGMGMPGPVSNPGLGMAQMMPQDQQQQQQQQQQQVAQMGVPPRAAISAPPQQMAGGGAAMGGAPPPSSVAQQQQANRLSQLEAERQQNLLKIQQLQQTLEAAQAKELQYKAAQEQQTLLERQRVVNHQIHQQQQQQQQQQQQQQQQRFQAGPNSNLRHILQHQMRQQQMLQMQQNQQQSTIRAQLASGGLVTTMGGPQGPPPQQGQPGGATGWDDTTALLDLLGGGPHNG from the exons ATGGTGGTGGCCGAACAAGGGAACTGGGTTGCCGATGTCGTATTCGTTGTGGAGGGAACTGCAAACTTGAGCCCCTACGTTGAAAGTTTAAAAAGCAACTATATCGTGCCAACTTTAGA GTACTTCAATGGAGGACCAGTTGATGACAGAGACTGTGGATATGAC AGTAACAGCACCACGTACGCCCTCGTCGTATTTATGGCTGCCGACTGCGGCATGGAACCCGCCGCAACCTGCAATGCGCCTACTACCAACGTAGCTAAACTACTTTCATGGTTCGACCGAGTCTC CTTCATCGGCGGGGCTGCGGAATCGTGTAGCCATATCGTGGAAGGCTTGAGCACTGCATTGCAGGTCTTCGACGACTTTCAAACACTCCGTGAGCCAGG GGTCGTTGCGCAGAAGCATTGTATTTTAATATGCAACTCACCACCATATCGGTTACCAGCCCTCGAAAGCCCCGTCTACTCCGGCCATACTGTTGACCAGCTAGCAGGCATCATGGCTGAG AGACAAGTGAACTTCAGCATCTTCTCTCCCAGGAAGATCCCAGCCCTTTACAAGCTGTATGAAAAG GCCGGCGGAGACTTGCAAATGGCCCTGTGTAAAAATTATGCCAAAGACAGACGACACTTGGTCTTGCTAAAGGGATACCAGCTCCAAG AGCGACCCATCAGCCCGCCCGTCGTCGTTCCTGAAACGAAGGTCGTTCCCAGCCCTCCTCCCGTAGCTACGACGCTAAATCCCCGCAGTCCGGCAACTACGGGTGTTCCCCAGAAGCGACCCGCGGCGGGGTCCCCACCAAACGCACGGGAGACCAAGATGTTCAAGCAGCCCACGTCTCAAG CATCTCCGATGAGTGTCATGGGAGGCTCCCCGCAACAGCCGCAGGGCGCAGTTCCATTTCAGAGTCAGGGGTCACGACCAGGAATGCCAACTCCCCCCACTTCCCATCTTGCATCCATCAATCAG CCAAACCCACCAAATGTAACCCTCCGTGCTATCCCTGACACAATGAACAGGACAACACAAAATCAGTCTCCTGTACCGGTCG GTGCCTCACCCGCTGCTGCAGCTGGTGGGGTTCGAATGCCGTGGAACCAAACAGGGCCAGCTGTGTCGACACCGCCTCCGGCTACCAGCATGCCCCTGCTAGCTAGTCAGCTGTCAAATGCACCAATGGCCAGCGGTCCGCCCATGCGGCCATCCTTGCCAACCACAGTCACTTACGTTTCTGGTTCTCAAATGCAAGCAG GGTTTATACCCATTACAACCGCAGGTCTGCGCGCTCCAATGCGCATGGGTGGCCAGGGGGGACCCCAGATGGGATCCGGAATGGCCCCTCAGCAGAGCACCCTGGCCGCCCAGCTTAACCAGATGCCCCCAAACTTTGCTCAAGTGCCCAACACCCAGGGGGCAAACCCGCAGGGAATGACCCCTCAGGGGATGAACACTCAGGGGATGAACCCTCAAGGGATGAACCCACAAGGAATAAATCCTCAAGGGATGACTCCACAGGGCATGAATCCACAAGGGATGCAGGGAAAACCGATGCAGCAACAGGGGCCTCCGCAGGGTCCTGGTCCGATGCAGCAACAGGGAGTcgtacagcagcagcagcaacctcAGCAACAAGTG ATCTCTGATGTGCACATGGTACCTCTGATCCAGTCTCCCAAAACAACTAGCAAGGCCCCAATGCCTGCGACTGGCACTCGA CTGCAGGTGAAGGAGAGGCGTACCATATGGCAGGGGCAGGTTGAATTCCAGGACAAGACACCAGGGACCTCGCGAAACGTCTACACCCTACATTGCAGCATCTCCAGTCAGGTCATCAATGGAGAACCTGAAGT CTCCGCCGACAAGTGGCCGCCAAAGCTCAACCTCCAGCTGATGCCCAAGTCCATGTTGATGAACGTAGTGCTGGCTGTTAAGAGTGCGGCGCGTTGTGTGGTGCTGGGTTTTAGGGGAGGACCAGACGCGAACAATGCAGCAGACGGTCTCCAGAAGCTGTCCTGCTTCATGACCAATGCATGGTTGGGCATGGTGCATTTTGCCAGCCCCCCCGCTGACATCAAGCTCATGCTGGTGCTGTACATGCCTGAAAAGAACTTTTACATGGGTCTCATCGCAAACGACCAGGAATCGCTCTTCAGCGCCGTCAAACAGGTGGTCGACACGCATCGGAAGCAGCAGCAGACCAAGAACAAAATG ATTGTGTGGGAGTGT CCAACAAACAGATACTGCCGGACACCAATGCCAGGTTCCATATATCAG CCCTACCATTACGTGGAG CTTCAGAACATGTCGGGTGGAACAATGGCAACCAGTGCTGGTATGGGAATGCCTGGACCTGTTTCTAATCCAGGGTTAGGAATGGCCCAG atgATGCCGCAAGAccagcagcaacagcagcagcagcaacaacagcaaGTGGCACAGATGGGCGTTCCACCGAGAGCTGCAATCAGCGCCCCACCCCAACAGATGGCAGGGGGTGGGGCAGCAATGGGGGGTGCTCCCCCTCCGTCTTCGGTGgcacagcagcagcaagcaaaTAGGCTGTCGCAGCTTGAAGCTGAACGACAACAAAACCTG CTCAAAATACAGCAACTGCAGCAGACATTAGAGGCGGCACAGGCAAAGGAGCTGCAGTACAAGGCAGCGCAGGAGCAGCAAACGCTTCTAGAACGGCAGCGTGTCGTCAATCACCAG ATACAccagcaacagcagcagca acagcagcagcagcagcagcaacagcagcaaAGATTTCAGGCTGGTCCAAATTCAAACTTGAGGCACATTTTGCAGCAT CAAATGCGTCAGCAACAGATGCTTCAGATGCAACAGAACCAGCAGCAATCTACCATAAGAGCGCAGCTGGCCAGTGGAGGCCTCGTCACAACTATGGGGGGACCACAGGGCCCACCGCCCCAGCAGGGTCAGCCCGGGGGCGCTACCGGTTGGGACGACACCACGGCACTCTTGGATCTCCTGGGTGGAGGCCCACACAATGGCTGA
- the LOC135393962 gene encoding mediator of RNA polymerase II transcription subunit 25-like isoform X2, protein MVVAEQGNWVADVVFVVEGTANLSPYVESLKSNYIVPTLEYFNGGPVDDRDCGYDSNSTTYALVVFMAADCGMEPAATCNAPTTNVAKLLSWFDRVSFIGGAAESCSHIVEGLSTALQVFDDFQTLREPGVVAQKHCILICNSPPYRLPALESPVYSGHTVDQLAGIMAERQVNFSIFSPRKIPALYKLYEKAGGDLQMALCKNYAKDRRHLVLLKGYQLQERPISPPVVVPETKVVPSPPPVATTLNPRSPATTGVPQKRPAAGSPPNARETKMFKQPTSQASPMSVMGGSPQQPQGAVPFQSQGSRPGMPTPPTSHLASINQPNPPNVTLRAIPDTMNRTTQNQSPVPVGASPAAAAGGVRMPWNQTGPAVSTPPPATSMPLLASQLSNAPMASGPPMRPSLPTTVTYVSGSQMQAGFIPITTAGLRAPMRMGGQGGPQMGSGMAPQQSTLAAQLNQMPPNFAQVPNTQGANPQGMTPQGMNTQGMNPQGMNPQGINPQGMTPQGMNPQGMQGKPMQQQGPPQGPGPMQQQGVVQQQQQPQQQVISDVHMVPLIQSPKTTSKAPMPATGTRLQVKERRTIWQGQVEFQDKTPGTSRNVYTLHCSISSQVINGEPEVSADKWPPKLNLQLMPKSMLMNVVLAVKSAARCVVLGFRGGPDANNAADGLQKLSCFMTNAWLGMVHFASPPADIKLMLVLYMPEKNFYMGLIANDQESLFSAVKQVVDTHRKQQQTKNKMIVWECPTNRYCRTPMPGSIYQPYHYVELQNMSGGTMATSAGMGMPGPVSNPGLGMAQMMPQDQQQQQQQQQQQVAQMGVPPRAAISAPPQQMAGGGAAMGGAPPPSSVAQQQQANRLSQLEAERQQNLLKIQQLQQTLEAAQAKELQYKAAQEQQTLLERQRVVNHQIHQQQQQQQQQQQQQQQQQQQQQQQQQQQRFQAGPNSNLRHILQHQMRQQQMLQMQQNQQQSTIRAQLASGGLVTTMGGPQGPPPQQGQPGGATGWDDTTALLDLLGGGPHNG, encoded by the exons ATGGTGGTGGCCGAACAAGGGAACTGGGTTGCCGATGTCGTATTCGTTGTGGAGGGAACTGCAAACTTGAGCCCCTACGTTGAAAGTTTAAAAAGCAACTATATCGTGCCAACTTTAGA GTACTTCAATGGAGGACCAGTTGATGACAGAGACTGTGGATATGAC AGTAACAGCACCACGTACGCCCTCGTCGTATTTATGGCTGCCGACTGCGGCATGGAACCCGCCGCAACCTGCAATGCGCCTACTACCAACGTAGCTAAACTACTTTCATGGTTCGACCGAGTCTC CTTCATCGGCGGGGCTGCGGAATCGTGTAGCCATATCGTGGAAGGCTTGAGCACTGCATTGCAGGTCTTCGACGACTTTCAAACACTCCGTGAGCCAGG GGTCGTTGCGCAGAAGCATTGTATTTTAATATGCAACTCACCACCATATCGGTTACCAGCCCTCGAAAGCCCCGTCTACTCCGGCCATACTGTTGACCAGCTAGCAGGCATCATGGCTGAG AGACAAGTGAACTTCAGCATCTTCTCTCCCAGGAAGATCCCAGCCCTTTACAAGCTGTATGAAAAG GCCGGCGGAGACTTGCAAATGGCCCTGTGTAAAAATTATGCCAAAGACAGACGACACTTGGTCTTGCTAAAGGGATACCAGCTCCAAG AGCGACCCATCAGCCCGCCCGTCGTCGTTCCTGAAACGAAGGTCGTTCCCAGCCCTCCTCCCGTAGCTACGACGCTAAATCCCCGCAGTCCGGCAACTACGGGTGTTCCCCAGAAGCGACCCGCGGCGGGGTCCCCACCAAACGCACGGGAGACCAAGATGTTCAAGCAGCCCACGTCTCAAG CATCTCCGATGAGTGTCATGGGAGGCTCCCCGCAACAGCCGCAGGGCGCAGTTCCATTTCAGAGTCAGGGGTCACGACCAGGAATGCCAACTCCCCCCACTTCCCATCTTGCATCCATCAATCAG CCAAACCCACCAAATGTAACCCTCCGTGCTATCCCTGACACAATGAACAGGACAACACAAAATCAGTCTCCTGTACCGGTCG GTGCCTCACCCGCTGCTGCAGCTGGTGGGGTTCGAATGCCGTGGAACCAAACAGGGCCAGCTGTGTCGACACCGCCTCCGGCTACCAGCATGCCCCTGCTAGCTAGTCAGCTGTCAAATGCACCAATGGCCAGCGGTCCGCCCATGCGGCCATCCTTGCCAACCACAGTCACTTACGTTTCTGGTTCTCAAATGCAAGCAG GGTTTATACCCATTACAACCGCAGGTCTGCGCGCTCCAATGCGCATGGGTGGCCAGGGGGGACCCCAGATGGGATCCGGAATGGCCCCTCAGCAGAGCACCCTGGCCGCCCAGCTTAACCAGATGCCCCCAAACTTTGCTCAAGTGCCCAACACCCAGGGGGCAAACCCGCAGGGAATGACCCCTCAGGGGATGAACACTCAGGGGATGAACCCTCAAGGGATGAACCCACAAGGAATAAATCCTCAAGGGATGACTCCACAGGGCATGAATCCACAAGGGATGCAGGGAAAACCGATGCAGCAACAGGGGCCTCCGCAGGGTCCTGGTCCGATGCAGCAACAGGGAGTcgtacagcagcagcagcaacctcAGCAACAAGTG ATCTCTGATGTGCACATGGTACCTCTGATCCAGTCTCCCAAAACAACTAGCAAGGCCCCAATGCCTGCGACTGGCACTCGA CTGCAGGTGAAGGAGAGGCGTACCATATGGCAGGGGCAGGTTGAATTCCAGGACAAGACACCAGGGACCTCGCGAAACGTCTACACCCTACATTGCAGCATCTCCAGTCAGGTCATCAATGGAGAACCTGAAGT CTCCGCCGACAAGTGGCCGCCAAAGCTCAACCTCCAGCTGATGCCCAAGTCCATGTTGATGAACGTAGTGCTGGCTGTTAAGAGTGCGGCGCGTTGTGTGGTGCTGGGTTTTAGGGGAGGACCAGACGCGAACAATGCAGCAGACGGTCTCCAGAAGCTGTCCTGCTTCATGACCAATGCATGGTTGGGCATGGTGCATTTTGCCAGCCCCCCCGCTGACATCAAGCTCATGCTGGTGCTGTACATGCCTGAAAAGAACTTTTACATGGGTCTCATCGCAAACGACCAGGAATCGCTCTTCAGCGCCGTCAAACAGGTGGTCGACACGCATCGGAAGCAGCAGCAGACCAAGAACAAAATG ATTGTGTGGGAGTGT CCAACAAACAGATACTGCCGGACACCAATGCCAGGTTCCATATATCAG CCCTACCATTACGTGGAG CTTCAGAACATGTCGGGTGGAACAATGGCAACCAGTGCTGGTATGGGAATGCCTGGACCTGTTTCTAATCCAGGGTTAGGAATGGCCCAG atgATGCCGCAAGAccagcagcaacagcagcagcagcaacaacagcaaGTGGCACAGATGGGCGTTCCACCGAGAGCTGCAATCAGCGCCCCACCCCAACAGATGGCAGGGGGTGGGGCAGCAATGGGGGGTGCTCCCCCTCCGTCTTCGGTGgcacagcagcagcaagcaaaTAGGCTGTCGCAGCTTGAAGCTGAACGACAACAAAACCTG CTCAAAATACAGCAACTGCAGCAGACATTAGAGGCGGCACAGGCAAAGGAGCTGCAGTACAAGGCAGCGCAGGAGCAGCAAACGCTTCTAGAACGGCAGCGTGTCGTCAATCACCAG ATACAccagcaacagcagcagcagcaacaacaacagcagcaacaacagcagcaacaacagcagcagcagcagcagcaacagcagcaaAGATTTCAGGCTGGTCCAAATTCAAACTTGAGGCACATTTTGCAGCAT CAAATGCGTCAGCAACAGATGCTTCAGATGCAACAGAACCAGCAGCAATCTACCATAAGAGCGCAGCTGGCCAGTGGAGGCCTCGTCACAACTATGGGGGGACCACAGGGCCCACCGCCCCAGCAGGGTCAGCCCGGGGGCGCTACCGGTTGGGACGACACCACGGCACTCTTGGATCTCCTGGGTGGAGGCCCACACAATGGCTGA
- the LOC135393962 gene encoding mediator of RNA polymerase II transcription subunit 25-like isoform X7 has product MVVAEQGNWVADVVFVVEGTANLSPYVESLKSNYIVPTLEYFNGGPVDDRDCGYDSNSTTYALVVFMAADCGMEPAATCNAPTTNVAKLLSWFDRVSFIGGAAESCSHIVEGLSTALQVFDDFQTLREPGVVAQKHCILICNSPPYRLPALESPVYSGHTVDQLAGIMAERQVNFSIFSPRKIPALYKLYEKAGGDLQMALCKNYAKDRRHLVLLKGYQLQERPISPPVVVPETKVVPSPPPVATTLNPRSPATTGVPQKRPAAGSPPNARETKMFKQPTSQASPMSVMGGSPQQPQGAVPFQSQGSRPGMPTPPTSHLASINQPNPPNVTLRAIPDTMNRTTQNQSPVPVGASPAAAAGGVRMPWNQTGPAVSTPPPATSMPLLASQLSNAPMASGPPMRPSLPTTVTYVSGSQMQAGFIPITTAGLRAPMRMGGQGGPQMGSGMAPQQSTLAAQLNQMPPNFAQVPNTQGANPQGMTPQGMNTQGMNPQGMNPQGINPQGMTPQGMNPQGMQGKPMQQQGPPQGPGPMQQQGVVQQQQQPQQQVISDVHMVPLIQSPKTTSKAPMPATGTRLQVKERRTIWQGQVEFQDKTPGTSRNVYTLHCSISSQVINGEPEVSADKWPPKLNLQLMPKSMLMNVVLAVKSAARCVVLGFRGGPDANNAADGLQKLSCFMTNAWLGMVHFASPPADIKLMLVLYMPEKNFYMGLIANDQESLFSAVKQVVDTHRKQQQTKNKMIVWECPTNRYCRTPMPGSIYQPYHYVELQNMSGGTMATSAGMGMPGPVSNPGLGMAQMMPQDQQQQQQQQQQQVAQMGVPPRAAISAPPQQMAGGGAAMGGAPPPSSVAQQQQANRLSQLEAERQQNLLKIQQLQQTLEAAQAKELQYKAAQEQQTLLERQRVVNHQVQIHQQQQQQQQQQQQQQQQRFQAGPNSNLRHILQHQMRQQQMLQMQQNQQQSTIRAQLASGGLVTTMGGPQGPPPQQGQPGGATGWDDTTALLDLLGGGPHNG; this is encoded by the exons ATGGTGGTGGCCGAACAAGGGAACTGGGTTGCCGATGTCGTATTCGTTGTGGAGGGAACTGCAAACTTGAGCCCCTACGTTGAAAGTTTAAAAAGCAACTATATCGTGCCAACTTTAGA GTACTTCAATGGAGGACCAGTTGATGACAGAGACTGTGGATATGAC AGTAACAGCACCACGTACGCCCTCGTCGTATTTATGGCTGCCGACTGCGGCATGGAACCCGCCGCAACCTGCAATGCGCCTACTACCAACGTAGCTAAACTACTTTCATGGTTCGACCGAGTCTC CTTCATCGGCGGGGCTGCGGAATCGTGTAGCCATATCGTGGAAGGCTTGAGCACTGCATTGCAGGTCTTCGACGACTTTCAAACACTCCGTGAGCCAGG GGTCGTTGCGCAGAAGCATTGTATTTTAATATGCAACTCACCACCATATCGGTTACCAGCCCTCGAAAGCCCCGTCTACTCCGGCCATACTGTTGACCAGCTAGCAGGCATCATGGCTGAG AGACAAGTGAACTTCAGCATCTTCTCTCCCAGGAAGATCCCAGCCCTTTACAAGCTGTATGAAAAG GCCGGCGGAGACTTGCAAATGGCCCTGTGTAAAAATTATGCCAAAGACAGACGACACTTGGTCTTGCTAAAGGGATACCAGCTCCAAG AGCGACCCATCAGCCCGCCCGTCGTCGTTCCTGAAACGAAGGTCGTTCCCAGCCCTCCTCCCGTAGCTACGACGCTAAATCCCCGCAGTCCGGCAACTACGGGTGTTCCCCAGAAGCGACCCGCGGCGGGGTCCCCACCAAACGCACGGGAGACCAAGATGTTCAAGCAGCCCACGTCTCAAG CATCTCCGATGAGTGTCATGGGAGGCTCCCCGCAACAGCCGCAGGGCGCAGTTCCATTTCAGAGTCAGGGGTCACGACCAGGAATGCCAACTCCCCCCACTTCCCATCTTGCATCCATCAATCAG CCAAACCCACCAAATGTAACCCTCCGTGCTATCCCTGACACAATGAACAGGACAACACAAAATCAGTCTCCTGTACCGGTCG GTGCCTCACCCGCTGCTGCAGCTGGTGGGGTTCGAATGCCGTGGAACCAAACAGGGCCAGCTGTGTCGACACCGCCTCCGGCTACCAGCATGCCCCTGCTAGCTAGTCAGCTGTCAAATGCACCAATGGCCAGCGGTCCGCCCATGCGGCCATCCTTGCCAACCACAGTCACTTACGTTTCTGGTTCTCAAATGCAAGCAG GGTTTATACCCATTACAACCGCAGGTCTGCGCGCTCCAATGCGCATGGGTGGCCAGGGGGGACCCCAGATGGGATCCGGAATGGCCCCTCAGCAGAGCACCCTGGCCGCCCAGCTTAACCAGATGCCCCCAAACTTTGCTCAAGTGCCCAACACCCAGGGGGCAAACCCGCAGGGAATGACCCCTCAGGGGATGAACACTCAGGGGATGAACCCTCAAGGGATGAACCCACAAGGAATAAATCCTCAAGGGATGACTCCACAGGGCATGAATCCACAAGGGATGCAGGGAAAACCGATGCAGCAACAGGGGCCTCCGCAGGGTCCTGGTCCGATGCAGCAACAGGGAGTcgtacagcagcagcagcaacctcAGCAACAAGTG ATCTCTGATGTGCACATGGTACCTCTGATCCAGTCTCCCAAAACAACTAGCAAGGCCCCAATGCCTGCGACTGGCACTCGA CTGCAGGTGAAGGAGAGGCGTACCATATGGCAGGGGCAGGTTGAATTCCAGGACAAGACACCAGGGACCTCGCGAAACGTCTACACCCTACATTGCAGCATCTCCAGTCAGGTCATCAATGGAGAACCTGAAGT CTCCGCCGACAAGTGGCCGCCAAAGCTCAACCTCCAGCTGATGCCCAAGTCCATGTTGATGAACGTAGTGCTGGCTGTTAAGAGTGCGGCGCGTTGTGTGGTGCTGGGTTTTAGGGGAGGACCAGACGCGAACAATGCAGCAGACGGTCTCCAGAAGCTGTCCTGCTTCATGACCAATGCATGGTTGGGCATGGTGCATTTTGCCAGCCCCCCCGCTGACATCAAGCTCATGCTGGTGCTGTACATGCCTGAAAAGAACTTTTACATGGGTCTCATCGCAAACGACCAGGAATCGCTCTTCAGCGCCGTCAAACAGGTGGTCGACACGCATCGGAAGCAGCAGCAGACCAAGAACAAAATG ATTGTGTGGGAGTGT CCAACAAACAGATACTGCCGGACACCAATGCCAGGTTCCATATATCAG CCCTACCATTACGTGGAG CTTCAGAACATGTCGGGTGGAACAATGGCAACCAGTGCTGGTATGGGAATGCCTGGACCTGTTTCTAATCCAGGGTTAGGAATGGCCCAG atgATGCCGCAAGAccagcagcaacagcagcagcagcaacaacagcaaGTGGCACAGATGGGCGTTCCACCGAGAGCTGCAATCAGCGCCCCACCCCAACAGATGGCAGGGGGTGGGGCAGCAATGGGGGGTGCTCCCCCTCCGTCTTCGGTGgcacagcagcagcaagcaaaTAGGCTGTCGCAGCTTGAAGCTGAACGACAACAAAACCTG CTCAAAATACAGCAACTGCAGCAGACATTAGAGGCGGCACAGGCAAAGGAGCTGCAGTACAAGGCAGCGCAGGAGCAGCAAACGCTTCTAGAACGGCAGCGTGTCGTCAATCACCAGGTTCAG ATACAccagcaacagcagcagca acagcagcagcagcagcagcaacagcagcaaAGATTTCAGGCTGGTCCAAATTCAAACTTGAGGCACATTTTGCAGCAT CAAATGCGTCAGCAACAGATGCTTCAGATGCAACAGAACCAGCAGCAATCTACCATAAGAGCGCAGCTGGCCAGTGGAGGCCTCGTCACAACTATGGGGGGACCACAGGGCCCACCGCCCCAGCAGGGTCAGCCCGGGGGCGCTACCGGTTGGGACGACACCACGGCACTCTTGGATCTCCTGGGTGGAGGCCCACACAATGGCTGA